Genomic DNA from Anoplopoma fimbria isolate UVic2021 breed Golden Eagle Sablefish chromosome 22, Afim_UVic_2022, whole genome shotgun sequence:
TTACATACGAGTGTGAGGTTAAATGAAATCtgcaaatattaatataaatgaggCATCAATCACGTGGAGGAAATTCAGGAACATTTCTTTTATCTTGCTACATCAAAGTCACTTGTGTGTACGGGTGAAGATCTACTACCTGTCAACATCCAACAATGTCAAAGATTAAGTTTCCATTTCCAGGCAACAAGTGAAAGACCACTAATGACTGAATGTTTCTGTCAAACCTGTAACCTTGGAGACTTTGGAGGTAAGGATAAAGTGAAGGATAACACTATTGTTTTACTAAATCCAACTCTGGGAAATACGCAACTACACTTTAAACCCGGACGTTCACGGTgtcataattaaaacaaatatcatACAATCATTAAGGGCAACTGAGGGGATTGGATTTGCTTTTAACTCCCCCTCAATATAGCAATAAAGTTTCATCGACTgactgttaaataaaataatttatagcATATATTAATAGTTATATAATCCAACATTTCAACTCTTCATAACACCATCTAGACAAACATCTGAACGAAAACAAGGTGGAAGTGCTAAGCTCTTAGCCAAGGTAGAAAATAAAGGCATCATTATTCTGACGTGAGACTGAACATGGACCGGTTTTTTCGCTACACAGTAAGAAATGTACCTGCTTAAATTATCAAGCAAATTTCGATGTTAGACGATCAAGCAAAAGCCgatataaaatattttgcaacCCCTGACGATAATTGTGTCTCTATAACTGTTAACCAAAGCCAGCTGTGCCCTGAACCTGCTCTCGTTGAACATGATACGATGAGGCCAGCAggccacaaaaaaaactctACTACAAATGGTACTGAGGCTGAGCAGACACTTGTAGTGAGAGGCTATGAAAGCAGAACGCACCAAGTAATCCCAACCATATGCCAAACAATCAGCAACCAACTGCATTAAACCCCAAACTCCTTGATAAATGTTTCGTATATAGCAGTATGTATGAATATAATGTAGGTCTAACGTACAAATAACAACAGTTGGGGCCAGGAGGAGACGACGGGGAAGCTATGACTGCGGTTGATGCTGAGGAGACGGAGGTGTCTCTGGAGCTCCTGTGGCTCCTCCCACAGCCTGTCTGTCAGAGATGAGGTCCAGCCCCTCGTCAAACTGCTCCAGTTCACTTTGGTCCAGAAGCTCAAAGTCCTCTTCCTCGGTCGGAACGAGCGTGTCGTCGGGCATCTCCTCGCCGGTGCCGCTTCCTGTGGTGATCGCCTCATCCAGTTCCTTGTCAGCTCCCGACGCTCCTTGTGTAGTGTTATCAGTGGGGTCAGCGGGCGGGGTGGAGGTCTCCAGAGCGCCCGGTGGGGTTTCAGTGGGAAGGAACTCGGCCAGGGTGGGTTCCTCGCTGGCCTCGCTGGAGCGCAGCAGGGCTGACAGAGTGTTCTGCACCACAGTGGAGATGGCTGTGCTCACGATCTCCTCGCTCAAGGCCTCCAAGGACTGCTGTGTTTCCTGGGCTCCTGCAGCTTCCTTCTCCTCGCCCTCCCGCGTCCCGGGCTCCCCCTCTGAGCCTGACACGGGCAACGCGCCCTCCGCGCCCCCAGGTGGTCGTCCGTGTCCGTTGAAGTGTGTGTTCACAAAGTGGAGCGGGGATGCTAGGTGCTGGATGAGGAGGCTGGCGGGGCTCAGCGGCTCCCTCTCTGACTGAGCACCGGCCTGGGCTGCGTCAGCCTGGCCGGGGCCTCGCAGAGGGAAGTGGAGCAGGTTGTGCTCGATGGATGGGAACTCCTCAACTGAGGGGAACTCGGGGAGATCCCGCAAGTAGGACTCCTCCGGGTCGCTGTGTAAACTCTGCTGGTCCAGGTCTGTAGTAGAGAtgagacagcaaaaaaaacggaCATAtagcaaactttatttaaaccgAGCAAAACTAAACATGTTCCCTGCTTGCAGAGCAGCATtgtgactatatatatatatatatatatatatatatatatatacacacacacacacacacacacacacacatactagaACAGGCTATCTTTTAAATTCCTTTGAACCTTTCAGTAATTCAACTTTTGTTTCTGCATAAATTTAAGTGCGACGCTGATATGAGCGATCATTTACCTTCAGAGACGTCAGTGAGTTGGGGAGTGGTGGCTCTGGACACTGAGAACCCTCCACTCTCAAGGATGGATGCCTCTTCGTCTGACAGCTCGGAGTCTGTGATGGCCATCGCCAGAGCTGTGGTCTTCACATCCACCTAAACAGCAAACCCACAGCGTTATATGACTGACAAAACACAAACGTGTCATCATGTTTTACATAATGACACTTAATGGAGCCCTgggtcaaaaacaaaaattcacacaaacaaatacatacatacaaacaaacaaacataacctGCTCCCCACACTacttctgctctctctgtttgtctctatgtGGGAGTTTATTGTTTGTTGAGTTTTAAGGCGTGTCTCCATACCGTCGGGGCGAATAAGGACAGCTCctcctcactctcactctctgtttcAGCTCTCGGCTCGTccccctcctctacctccttcttcacctctgtgaaaacacacatacacaccttgaAAATTCATGTGGATAAATGAACAACTGATTCAAAGACAGACTGGCACCCTGTTTTATGCCATACCTTTAGAATGAGCAACAGTATATGTGTAAGTTTAGGTGTAACATACTGTCACACTGTGAGATATGGGATGCAAGTACAAAGGCAACCATAGGAACTTATAATCACACTTCCTTAATAATTAACACTGTTCtatttacacatatatgtaACACATGCTGTTACAACGAGGTTGGGTATCAGTAAGAGAGACAAGAAAGAAGATCTACATCGTTTCAGGCTCCTTATGTTCCACTTCCTTGTCCCATGGTTATGTCCtatattaacacaataatgTGTATCAGTAGCTGAAGGATTTCCAATTTGATAGGCCTGAATCTACAGCTTGAGGGTGTCACCGTAGCGCTCACTTCTCTTGTCGTGCTTGCGATGCTCGGTATCTCCCTTCATGCTGTAGTCCAGTTTCATCAGGATTGGCTCCAAGCCCGTGTACATCCTCTGGATCAGTTCGTGGTACACCACCAGCGGCCACAACAGCACGCTCAGGACTGAAcaggcacagaaaaaaaaaaacagggacaactttaaactaaatgttctttatacttatataaaagaaagaaaatgcaaaaaaaaaaaaagactgatctATGGATGAGGTATGAGGAGATAAATTGTAACAGCTGATGTGATAAATATCCACTCgttaacaatatttaaatacaagCATGACCTATTAGATAGACATTAAACTGCACCATCAACAGGATTCCTGATATTTTGTAAACGCATCAGGGAATGCGATACCACAACAAAATGCTATTACTCCATTAACTGCTATCATTACTTATTATCACAAACACTCTCTGTTTGTCAGAACAAGCACACAATCCCATGTAAATGCATGGCTTagtacaacaaaaaaaatgtatgcttaTAAGATAAGAGGTGACTCACCAATAATATAGGAGATCATGATTCCTGGTACATAATGTCCAACCACAGCAAGAACAAAACAGCCACTGCACATCATCACACAGAACtgggaaaaagttaaaaaaaatagaatttgcAATAGCACTCTTACAAACATTTAGGGTGTCTGAAATATATGACTTATTCCTGTAAGTTCCTTTCCTTGTGTGTCAATGGGCAGATTAAAATGTGCTGTACCTTGCCATGGTTCTGTCGTTTGTACTGCAGCGTCTCCTGCAGGTACAGGCAGTAGATCAGGTAGCTTTCAGCCAGGTGGTGGCTGAGCTCAGGAATACTGAGCAGATGCTGCTCCACGCTCATTGTGTCACTGTAATTAACaagaatacacacaaatatgcataCAGGAATAGAGAACAGTTggacaaaaagcaaaaagctgTACTTAAAGTGCTTCAGGCTGTACTGAAATGCTTGCAGAGAGGTAAAGTCAGATTCCTCATGAAGGTCACGACAGTTGagacacagataaacacaaatacaaaagacTGAACTCGACTTGTAGCTTGCAATTGGTTCTGATGATACGGTGTGACATGGGACAGAAATGTCTTAAACATAAAGACAGACTGCGCACTGTTGGAATTTAACTGATGCTCTTATGTTGAATTAgtttaggaaataaaaacacagagatgtcTGTTAGACATGTACACACTACATACCGTTGTTCAGGGGGAGCCTCTGCATGTTGAACTGCAGTAggagaaaaacacataattagCAAGTATTAGGTATATGGTTACGGTTTGTTTCTTTAATGCGATGTTTTAACATAAGGAAACTACATTATTTGGGGGGAAATAATATAAGATTAGATTTTCATTTCTTGATACATAAGAACACTGATAACAACTGCGCTGATTTTCAATAATTTTATAGTTCTTGCAGTCAAATTTTTGCTTGAGAATGTCCCTCCTTCACAAAGCGAAAACACAGCAAGAAATACACTTCATCTTAGGCAAACGCAGGGGACAAACTGACAAAGTCATAGCAGGCTTTTCCATCCAGTGAAGGTAGCTGATCCAGAAATATAGGTTTAAACTTGCTCAGCAACATGTTAGCCATTGCTTTGGTAAAGAGTGACAATATTAAAATCCCATTACGGCCTGGGCTCACCGGTTATGATGGGCAACTTGGGCTTCCATCTCTCCAGCAGCATAAGTCCCAGCAGGGAAACACTCAACAGGAACAGAGGCCGCAGGGAGGTGGATGACAGGAGCCTGTggagacacatacacaaacagcaCAACAGTTGACTTATGTtcaacacacatgaacatattacacaatatattaatataactaAACTTAGTAAATATATCTGCATAGCACCTATGTGGGCTGTAACTGTTGGTGAACAAGGCCTGGGCCACCAAGCATGACatgagtgtttgtttgaattaagctgaaaaatataaaaaaataactctgTTTGTCTACTTTATCagtgcaatattttttttctccccctgatgtgtttttcatgcaTGACGCAAAATTTGACcgtgtgacaaaaaaaaaaatcaagtttaaaGTGTGTTGCGTTAGCATCAGGCTAAAGACGTGGGATTAGCTGATTTATCCTGACGTGCACTGGTTATATCCTCTCTGACGTCACCCAGCTAGATAATGATGCTCAATGCAACCTTACAGGTCAAAAGGGTGAAAAGAAAACGTGACGGAACAGGGACTCGGTCGGTTACCAGAACAGTGTGTTGAGTGTCAGGGCGACAGTGATGCTGTACAAGGGCCTTTCCCAGACCAACAACCGctgcagccacagcagcagGGACTCATACTGCGATAGCCAACCCTGAAGGCGCTCCCGCAGACGCACGAGCTCCGGGTTCCCGTCCCCGCACACCTGCTCCGAAGACCCCGCAGGGAAGAGAGACTCCAAGCCAACCGAAGAGGAGGTAACCGAGGGGCGTCTTCTGGCCTCCTCTTCGCTCGCCATGTTTCCCCCactttgttatgttgttttggATATCACGGGGTATATGGTGAGATCGCCGTCAAGTGCGACGAACGTATAAATGCGTAGCATCCGGTTGtggctttcaaaataaaaccaatcgCCTTTAAGAACAGGTTGAGAAAGTACCAACGcggacattattttgtaaatgaaGGACGACGTTTCGATCAATTTAAAGGTGtatttttaagatatttaataTACAAATTCTGCAATGATTTCATTACATTAAAGATTACAGAGattcgatatatatatatatatatatatatatatatatatatatatatatatatccggtttgtttattttactttgaaggcaATATTAATTTGCGGTCCTAATGTTGATGACTTCAGCCGACTTGATGTACCTATGACACAGATGGGCGGACGGATCACAAGGCCCGTCACGGATATGAagaaaagatatatatatagtcacGTGTTTCCTTGTTATTAAAGCTCAAGTGTACCACCGTGTGGTTAGAAATAGGGCAGCATGCATGTAATGTTGcataaaggtaaaaaaacacttgagaCCTGCAGAAGCTCTCCCCAACACGTGCCAGTGTCACGACCACTTCAAGTACTGTAACTGCTATGACTGATCATTTATAAGGTCTATATTTCGGGAGGACTATAGCATGTGTATTGGattcttgctgtttttttgtgaaatctTTATATAGGCGCACTTTAGCCATAGTCCACATACTGCATTTATCCAGGAAAGTTTTGATACAAATGTTtaatacagaaatatacagTATTGAGTAAACACATGTTGATCGATTTGATCAAATGCATCCATTATAGACATTGTGCTGTAGACTTAGAGAAATTCATTACAGTATCAAGCTCAGCTCACTGCCATTATTGTTACTTAGTACAAAGATCCCAAAAGACATCGTAATGTAAACAGTAGCACAGCCAGGGGATTTTTCTTCCACTTGTGATGTCTCATTTCAGTCTCAAGTTGATTTCtgaaagacaaaagcaaaagCTACAATCATTCTACTCAGCACAAATCATGAATAACCTAAAAAAAAGAGGCTTGAGAGGCCTACCTGGCAGTGTACACGGCCAGGACTAAAGCCTACACAGGTGGTAAAAAAGAGGGAAGGGGAGCTTCTGTCCTCTGGTGCTAGGACAGAAGGGCTTCAATACCTGCAGGGGTTAAGACCATGGCCTGCAGCAggtcagacagagagatgatGCCCTTCACCACGTCAGCCCTGTCCACCAGGACCAGCCGATGGACCTGGGGTCAGGAGGAAAATGATAACGAAAGAATGTGTTCCAtgtatttttaagatcttatgATGTCATGCGAAATATTTGAGACCAAACTCttttgaggaaaataaataccTCAGCGCTGACTATCCGGTCTATGATGGTTTCCAAGGTTTCATCAGGATAACACTTGATTACTCCCTCAACAAAACATGAGCGCCTGCGAACGACCTCCTGCATCGTCATGTCCAGATTGTTGTAACTCTTCTGGGCCGCTAGATTCTGCCATGGATCAAAGACAGACAACCTCAGGACAATAAACTGAAGGGTGATGTTAAGTGTACTTTGAGATTACAAATACAGCCTTAGCTCCACAAAAGTGCATGAGACAGAGTACTTACAATCACATCAAATCTTGAGTAGAGTGACACCACTTTGCCTGAGAAAAGAAGTCATTGGATGCTGTAGGATACTTTCTTCAGTGTATTTATGTGGTGTAACTAGTAACACCCATGACaaataaagctttaaatgtaaagcatATTTTTAAGAGCATACCTTGTTCGTCCACCACAGGTAGTGCAGACACCCGCCTTTCCACAAAAATGGCGAGGGCATCATAAAGCGTTGCTGTTTGCTGAACAGTGGCGATGTTCCTGAAAGTTCCGATCCCGAGCTCCTGGATCTGCCTCCCGATGAATGCAGGCTTGGGAACTTTTTTCCCCTGAAAACACTGCAGTAGTAGAATGATAATGCATGCAAACATAAAACTCAGGTGGTCAAATCCAATGCTAAACATCTGCTTTCTTACAAATATGTGGAGGAACTTGAGGATTCTTTTGTGGGTGAGAATGTGCAAGACGTTTCCAGACTCTGGATCCATGACCGGCAGCCTGTGGATCTTATACTTTAGTAAGTGATAGATGGCGTCAAAGAGGCTAAGAGGAAAGAGTAGAGGAGACAATTTAATGCTAGTTGACTGTACATTGAGTTAAAAATATTCTCAGAGATTACATCTGTGACTCTTGTCTGCGCTCACCTGGCCTCTGGAGAAATACGAATGAGGATGTGATTGGAACTATGTAGGTAGACATctagacagaagaagagagagcgCTTTCATGCTAATTCACAGAGGTGTGTGCGCTGAGATATTAACACTGATCCGTGCTGGttatttactttgaaatgaatCACCTCTCCATGTCTCTATCTTGTGGCTCTCCAGCTCATACATTTGAACCTTCAGAGGGGAAATACCCAAATGTCAAGTGGCTCGAATAAAATACTGCAACTTTGCGAAACCTCCTGTGAACTAATACTGGAGTTTCACACTATGATGCTGAATCTGTGATATATaagttataataaaaaaataaaataataacatcttACCAAAGGGGACCTGTAATAGCAGTGGAGGATGTTGATGAAATCTGTAATAGTCAGCATAcctgtgaaagaaaaaatatttatgatgCCGTTATTACAATTCACAGGGACCAATACTTCACTTTGACTATTCCACTGATCCCTGGTCTTACCCACAAATCTCTGTAACTTGCTGTCCCATAACGGCGCCGCCCTCAAGCCGTTTGCCACCAGTGCaaaaaaggcctttttcacCTTTTGGATGTCATAATTTCACACAGTCAGAGTGAGGATTTACAAGCAAAGGTGATTGATGGTGACACAAGTTGCATTTCTTACTTTTAGTTTGGTATCAAATATGACCAGTTTGCAGCTGGTTGGAATGGCATCATAGCAGCTGTGACTTTTCATGAAGTTCATGTAGACTGTGCCATCAGCCTCTGTAAGGAATCCTGTTATACCACATATTTACAGCAGATCACACTAGCTGATACAGACATGGATACATGCATTTGCACACCTACAAACAGGTATGAATAGGAAAGATCCATATACTTGCATGTTATGTGTGCCAAGGATTGCATTCTTACCTTGTTCCTGTATTTCCTGCATCTTCTCTGGCAGTGACACCTACAACAGAGCAAGCGAAACATTATCCACAGGACATTGTCAGAATAATTTGAAATCGACAGGGCTGTTTTTCTTGTCTCGGCTCCGATTATAGTTTAAGCTACGAAAACACTTTTCCTCTAGTTATACTCAACCCAAAGTACCATTTCACCTGTGAGGGAGGCTCCATGGTTCTGTTGTGTGTCCATGAAAAAGTTGATTTCAAAGCAGCAGACTAGAAGTGCTGTTGTTTCCCCTTTCCTCCAAAGCCGTTCGGGTCTATATTAGGAGCTCTCCAGTGGCATGTGTGCGGCAAGAGGAGCAGGGGAGGGGTAAGGGAAGCTGGCACAGGCTCAGGGGGAGGGGCACTCAAGATCTGCTCCCCCTCTCCTTTAAAAACACTCTTCATTGCCTTGCCTTCAAGCTTGTTTAAAGGAATGCATTGGCTTTTCCTGCCAACTCAGATCACATAAAGTCGCCATTTATTGGTTTCAGTGGCATATGCAAGAGATTTATCAAGGCCTGCTATATCAGAAATTAAAATGGCATGAAATCCGGGTCTATATAGAGTAAATGTCAAGGTATCATACAGTCGATGTCTTTCCAAGATACATAAGTTCCAAAGCACATTGTTGGCTCTCAGCTTGTGCCAGtagttttaaatgatgattCTCCTGGGCTTCACGCTATGATGTTGACACAAAGGACAATTAACAAATGTCACAAAGAAATGCTTCCTTTATTagatcctgttttttttgttttttttatacagatttGTACAATATATGCATTTTACACCATGTACAAAATTAAAGGACTTCGTGCTGTATCAAATTCAAATGCTCTGAGCCATTTTGTGAAAGTTCCGAATACAAAGTCAAAGTCCTGGGGACCATTTACAACCctgtacacaaacagaaatcaattTAAAAGACACACTTGTTAGTGCTGTAATAACGGAGTGAAAAGTCCAATGTTGCACTGAAAAATGGAGTCAGATGCTAATTCCAGaatgcataaacaaaaaaaacactgctgttggCCTGTAGCATGTTCTATTCACAAAGTTAACTTCAAAAACACCCACCAGAAACCAACTAGAAATGGCATGAAACCCCTGGAGCCCATCCTCTTTATAAAGACCTATTCCCATTGGAGCATGGGAAACGTAAAGGTTAATATCTTAAATATTCAACCATTACCATGTTACAGAAAAGGGCTTTAAATGATGTGACATCCTGTTgccacataaaataaaatgagacaaAGCTTTTAAGCTATAAATGACCAGAATAAGAGGAgttgatgggtttttttgtctgtgaGGACTATGACCGTCGCACTGAGGTATGAAGACGTGTCTGCATTGAAACTGTCCATTTCCTTTCTTGGATGCTTTCACCTGAATAAACTTAAAAGTTCAAAAGGAGACATTTTGTTCCGCAAACGGTAACAAAAATCTGGTGTACAAAAATCAGtgcttgctgtgtgtgtatgaccaTCGTCTGATGTAAAGCCTGAGAtgcataaatgaaaaataaatgcttaCAAGTAATGCCTTATTTAAATAATACCCTCCAAAGTCATCATCATACTTGTTGAAACGCATTACATTGCATGTGCTGTAATTGACATTTACACTAAAGATGGCAAAAAACTCCTTCATTGAATAAATTTAACCCTTAAGGGATTATGGCGTTCACCTCAGTGGTGTACTTCAATGTCCCTGAAGATTTACAAATTCAGCAGGTATCAGATGCATGATTAGCAATAAATGCTAGTAATGGCTTATGGTGTCCTTTAAACGCCTGAGAGTCCATTTCAAGTCACATGTTACCAACTTTGTTTACTTCACCCCTTCCCTTACTgaattgtttcctgtgaagacagaagtttactttgaaaagacgTTATGCATGTAACTAGCGGATATTGAAAATTTCGTAGGAGAACGCACACAAAAatgatgacacatttttttcacaagatatAATAGGAACCGTTGTGTATGGGGCCAgtttcagaaaaaacacaaagctggAACCAAATATTGTGCTGATTGCATATTTGATAAACTCgagttacaaaaacaaaagttaataaagcagtttataatatttattagtttatacTTATACTGTTATTAGAGCAAACTTTAGAgttgtgtgtgggtatgtgttGATTGACACAATTATGTTGTGTAGTGACAAGTGATGTTGACGGAACTGTAtccttcactctcctctctgtcaaaatgagacacactcacacacacacacacacacacacacacacacacacacacacacacacacacacacacacacacacacacacacacacacacacacacacacacacacacacacacacacacacttctccccTCTACTGGCAGGCTGTCAAATCATTTGTGTGCATTTCAGGGTGAAACAGCCCCTGCTTAATTATTGCCACGCTAATTGAATCCCAGTGTGAGTGATGCATGGGGATAGGACTCTGTgacagaatgaaaatgaaatactatTAAGCAGCCAAGTAGATAATCCATTTAAGAATGTCTGGGAAACGAGGAGGATTAGTTAATGCAGCGCCATATGGCTCGCTTGTCACAAGACATCAAAGTTGTTTGAAATCTACAATGTTTTCATTCgcagtctctctcctctcttctaaaacatgttttaccagaattcttaaaaaaacagttcaCTACAAAATCCTAAATACACATTTGTCCTCTTACCTGATTtaacaatctagattgtttgAGTGTAAGTTGCTGAGTGTTGGAGATATTGGCCATAGAGATGTCTGCAATATAATTCAACTAGATGGTACTTGGCTTGTCAAAGCgccaataaaaatacaaatgaaaaactcaacagatATATCTCTTTCTAATAATTATCCTCAATATAATCTGCAAAATTGTGAGCAGATTCATTAAAACATCCCTACGAcagatatctccaaaactaggcgaCTCACACTAAAACTATTTGGGTTGATAAAAAAGCACTACGGGTGAAagcaaaaatatgttgtt
This window encodes:
- the prkag3a gene encoding 5'-AMP-activated protein kinase subunit gamma-1 isoform X5; this translates as MEPPSQVSLPEKMQEIQEQGFLTEADGTVYMNFMKSHSCYDAIPTSCKLVIFDTKLKVKKAFFALVANGLRAAPLWDSKLQRFVGMLTITDFINILHCYYRSPLVQMYELESHKIETWRDVYLHSSNHILIRISPEASLFDAIYHLLKYKIHRLPVMDPESGNVLHILTHKRILKFLHIFVRKQMFSIGFDHLSFMFACIIILLLQCFQGKKVPKPAFIGRQIQELGIGTFRNIATVQQTATLYDALAIFVERRVSALPVVDEQGKVVSLYSRFDVINLAAQKSYNNLDMTMQEVVRRRSCFVEGVIKCYPDETLETIIDRIVSAEVHRLVLVDRADVVKGIISLSDLLQAMVLTPAGIEALLS
- the prkag3a gene encoding 5'-AMP-activated protein kinase subunit gamma-1 isoform X4 translates to MEPPSQVSLPEKMQEIQEQGFLTEADGTVYMNFMKSHSCYDAIPTSCKLVIFDTKLKVKKAFFALVANGLRAAPLWDSKLQRFVGKTRDQWNSQSEVLVPVNCNNGIINIFSFTGMLTITDFINILHCYYRSPLVQMYELESHKIETWRDVYLHSSNHILIRISPEASLFDAIYHLLKYKIHRLPVMDPESGNVLHILTHKRILKFLHIFCFQGKKVPKPAFIGRQIQELGIGTFRNIATVQQTATLYDALAIFVERRVSALPVVDEQGKVVSLYSRFDVINLAAQKSYNNLDMTMQEVVRRRSCFVEGVIKCYPDETLETIIDRIVSAEVHRLVLVDRADVVKGIISLSDLLQAMVLTPAGIEALLS
- the prkag3a gene encoding 5'-AMP-activated protein kinase subunit gamma-1 isoform X1, which translates into the protein MEPPSQVSLPEKMQEIQEQGFLTEADGTVYMNFMKSHSCYDAIPTSCKLVIFDTKLKVKKAFFALVANGLRAAPLWDSKLQRFVGKTRDQWNSQSEVLVPVNCNNGIINIFSFTGMLTITDFINILHCYYRSPLVQMYELESHKIETWRDVYLHSSNHILIRISPEASLFDAIYHLLKYKIHRLPVMDPESGNVLHILTHKRILKFLHIFVRKQMFSIGFDHLSFMFACIIILLLQCFQGKKVPKPAFIGRQIQELGIGTFRNIATVQQTATLYDALAIFVERRVSALPVVDEQGKVVSLYSRFDVINLAAQKSYNNLDMTMQEVVRRRSCFVEGVIKCYPDETLETIIDRIVSAEVHRLVLVDRADVVKGIISLSDLLQAMVLTPAGIEALLS
- the prkag3a gene encoding 5'-AMP-activated protein kinase subunit gamma-1 isoform X3; translation: MEPPSQVSLPEKMQEIQEQGFLTEADGTVYMNFMKSHSCYDAIPTSCKLVIFDTKLKVKKAFFALVANGLRAAPLWDSKLQRFVGMLTITDFINILHCYYRSPLVQMYELESHKIETWRGDSFQNVYLHSSNHILIRISPEASLFDAIYHLLKYKIHRLPVMDPESGNVLHILTHKRILKFLHIFVRKQMFSIGFDHLSFMFACIIILLLQCFQGKKVPKPAFIGRQIQELGIGTFRNIATVQQTATLYDALAIFVERRVSALPVVDEQGKVVSLYSRFDVINLAAQKSYNNLDMTMQEVVRRRSCFVEGVIKCYPDETLETIIDRIVSAEVHRLVLVDRADVVKGIISLSDLLQAMVLTPAGIEALLS
- the retreg2 gene encoding reticulophagy regulator 2, which translates into the protein MASEEEARRRPSVTSSSVGLESLFPAGSSEQVCGDGNPELVRLRERLQGWLSQYESLLLWLQRLLVWERPLYSITVALTLNTLFWLLSSTSLRPLFLLSVSLLGLMLLERWKPKLPIITVQHAEAPPEQRDTMSVEQHLLSIPELSHHLAESYLIYCLYLQETLQYKRQNHGKFCVMMCSGCFVLAVVGHYVPGIMISYIIVLSVLLWPLVVYHELIQRMYTGLEPILMKLDYSMKGDTEHRKHDKRKVKKEVEEGDEPRAETESESEEELSLFAPTVDVKTTALAMAITDSELSDEEASILESGGFSVSRATTPQLTDVSEDLDQQSLHSDPEESYLRDLPEFPSVEEFPSIEHNLLHFPLRGPGQADAAQAGAQSEREPLSPASLLIQHLASPLHFVNTHFNGHGRPPGGAEGALPVSGSEGEPGTREGEEKEAAGAQETQQSLEALSEEIVSTAISTVVQNTLSALLRSSEASEEPTLAEFLPTETPPGALETSTPPADPTDNTTQGASGADKELDEAITTGSGTGEEMPDDTLVPTEEEDFELLDQSELEQFDEGLDLISDRQAVGGATGAPETPPSPQHQPQS
- the prkag3a gene encoding 5'-AMP-activated protein kinase subunit gamma-1 isoform X2, producing the protein MEPPSQVSLPEKMQEIQEQGFLTEADGTVYMNFMKSHSCYDAIPTSCKLVIFDTKLKVKKAFFALVANGLRAAPLWDSKLQRFVGKTRDQWNSQSEVLVPVNCNNGIINIFSFTGMLTITDFINILHCYYRSPLVQMYELESHKIETWRDVYLHSSNHILIRISPEASLFDAIYHLLKYKIHRLPVMDPESGNVLHILTHKRILKFLHIFVRKQMFSIGFDHLSFMFACIIILLLQCFQGKKVPKPAFIGRQIQELGIGTFRNIATVQQTATLYDALAIFVERRVSALPVVDEQGKVVSLYSRFDVINLAAQKSYNNLDMTMQEVVRRRSCFVEGVIKCYPDETLETIIDRIVSAEVHRLVLVDRADVVKGIISLSDLLQAMVLTPAEINLRLK